The following are encoded together in the Zygosaccharomyces rouxii strain CBS732 chromosome C complete sequence genome:
- the NIS1 gene encoding Nis1p (weakly similar to uniprot|P53939 Saccharomyces cerevisiae YNL078W NIS1 Protein localized in the bud neck at G2/M phase physically interacts with septins possibly involved in a mitotic signaling network), translating to MGELSSAGVQEPLLSSRNSIKIEAPNTRRRKKVDKGLLGRFSKWDHYKQASAPSSPEGELIGRRPSVRRTDFTNKKEYNRYQKQNRFIFHRGFFRRNVHNRSIRRGSDNRIRLKNKAELNAALQYVDLSSLAPQDVISTDKVVTFRPTQLRQRTPAVVISSLTPIGNYTSSLGRTVSIKRSMPIHHSPPQDKSTPKGASRPNSSLHRSLSTPASIRNIRRRFYSPQRTVLQNMWREYLLLVITQRSQLRISLLRQGGSSLTSSQTRTVETKELLRDDPITSAAEGSPSASFITARRKAL from the coding sequence ATGGGTGAACTCTCATCTGCAGGTGTTCAAGAACCTCTGCTATCAAGTAGAAATAGCATTAAGATTGAAGCTCCAAATACtaggagaagaaaaaaagtgGATAAAGGACTACTAGGTAGATTCTCAAAATGGGATCACTATAAGCAAGCATCAGCACCATCATCGCCAGAGGGTGAGCTAATAGGTAGAAGGCCCTCAGTTAGAAGAACAGATTTTACCAATAAGAAGGAGTACAATCGATACCAGAAACAGAACCGATTTATATTTCATAGGGGGTTCTTTAGACGTAATGTCCATAATAGATCAATAAGACGTGGTAGTGATAATCGTATAAGGCTAAAGAACAAAGCTGAACTGAATGCAGCGTTACAATACGTGGATTTATCATCTTTGGCACCGCAGGATGTGATTAGTACTGATAAAGTGGTAACTTTCAGGCCAACTCAATTGCGTCAAAGGACACCTGCTGTAGTAATATCATCACTGACGCCTATAGGTAATTACACCAGCTCTTTGGGCAGAACTGTGTCCATTAAGAGATCAATGCCAATACACCATTCGCCGCCGCAAGATAAGAGTACTCCAAAAGGTGCATCAAGACCTAATTCAAGCTTACATAGATCGCTCTCGACACCAGCGTCCATTAGAAATATACGGCGAAGATTTTATTCACCGCAGCGCACAGTTTTACAAAATATGTGGAGGGAATACTTGCTTTTGGTGATTACTCAAAGGTCACAATTGAGAATTTCATTGCTTCGTCAAGGTGGTAGTAGTTTGACATCTTCTCAGACAAGGACAGTTGAGACAAAAGAGCTTCTGCGCGACGATCCAATAACGTCTGCCGCAGAAGGTTCTCCATCTGCCTCATTCATAACTGCTAGGAGGAAAGCTCTGTGA
- the TPM1 gene encoding tropomyosin TPM1 (similar to uniprot|P40414 Saccharomyces cerevisiae YIL138C TPM2 Tropomyosin isoform 2 actin-binding protein that stabilizes actin filaments required with Tpm1 the main tropomyosin for the formation and stability of actin cables in vivo which direct polarized cell growth and the distribution of several organelles): MEKIREKLNNLKLESESWQEKYEELKEQYKQLEQDNTEKENHIKSLTTKNQHLEEEVEKLETDLTDSKQLADESHNLRSNNDNYTKKNQQLEEELEESDAKLKETTEKLRETDLKAEQLERKVVALEEERDEWERKHEELTSKYEEAKKELDEIASSLENL, from the coding sequence ATGGAAAAAATCAGAGAAAAGTTGAACAACTTGAAGTTGGAATCTGAATCTTGGCAAGAGAAATATGAGGAGTTAAAGGAACAATACAAGCAATTGGAACAAGATAATACCGAAAAGGAAAACCACATCAAATCCTTGACCACTAAGAACCAACACCTAGAAGAAGAGGTCgaaaaattggaaactgACTTGACCGATTCTAAGCAATTGGCAGATGAATCCCACAACTTGCGCTCCAATAACGACAATTACACCAAGAAGAAccaacaattggaagaagaattggaagaaagtGATGCAAAATTGAAGGAAACCACAGAAAAATTGAGAGAAACCGACTTGAAGGCAGAACAGCTAGAACGTAAGGTTGTAGccttggaagaagaaagagacGAATGGGAGAGAAAGCACGAAGAATTGACTAGCAAATACGAAGAGGccaagaaagaattggatgaaattgCCTCTTCTTTAGAAAATTTATAA
- the EOS1 gene encoding Eos1p (similar to gnl|GLV|YALI0D01936g Yarrowia lipolytica YALI0D01936g and some similarites with YNL080C uniprot|P53938 Saccharomyces cerevisiae): MRTYSSIKTLSLSHLTAKQHLLMAMSRDVSLLPPIIYLLTSCQKAWELTRGDIENLKLYGPGPLKQTIAGIVRYSGYRGDGTLLASLTTARASEYLLCSLWCIVSLYLSYSILDSLMVRWIVKYSTLAAIVRMFAMSLIIITLELMLLASLSPNGDYYLHTWILISCVLTGAYIWQSYITSNLNYGVRMDEEKPRRNYLKFSKKRTIDLYNITVFCVVPVGLASFITMIGLLRNLVIQRLDVEQLGRMLRPMTNQGSEE, encoded by the coding sequence ATGAGGACGTACTCGTCAATTAAGACTCTCTCGTTGAGTCATTTAACTGCAAAGCAGCATTTGCTTATGGCAATGTCCAGAGATGTTTCGTTGTTACCACCAATAATTTACCTATTAACGTCATGCCAAAAGGCATGGGAGTTAACCCGTGgtgatattgaaaatttgaaacTGTATGGTCCAGGTCCACTAAAGCAGACTATCGCTGGTATTGTTCGTTACAGTGGCTACCGGGGCGATGGCACATTACTGGCATCGTTAACTACAGCAAGGGCATCAGAGTATTTGTTATGTTCTCTATGGTGTATTGTATCGTTATACCTATCGTATTCCATCTTAGATTCACTGATGGTTCGCTGGATTGTCAAATATTCTACGTTGGCAGCTATAGTAAGAATGTTTGCTATGTCATTGATTATTATAACGTTAGAACTGATGCTATTAGCAAGTCTATCACCGAACGGGGACTACTACTTACACACGTGGATTCTGATCAGTTGTGTATTAACGGGTGCATACATATGGCAGAGCTACATTACATCGAATTTGAATTATGGCGTTAGaatggatgaagaaaagcCTCGAAGGAACtacttgaaattttccaagaaacGTACGATTGACCTTTACAATATAACGGTCTTCTGCGTGGTTCCAGTTGGATTGGCAAGCTTTATAACCATGATTGGATTACTGCGAAATTTAGTCATTCAGAGGTTAGATGTCGAGCAATTGGGTAGGATGCTTCGACCCATGACAAATCAGGGTTCAGAAGAATGA
- the SWS2 gene encoding mitochondrial 37S ribosomal protein uS13m (similar to uniprot|P53937 Saccharomyces cerevisiae YNL081C SWS2), which translates to MVVHILGKAFKGKEVIRIGLSSKFYGIGEGTAEKVCSKLGFYPWMRMHQLSESQIMNIASELSNMTIEGDARAVVKENIALKKRIGSYQGMRHTLNLPVRGQHTRNNANTARKLNKIDRRG; encoded by the coding sequence ATGGTGGTTCACATTTTGGGTAAAGCCTTTAAGGGTAAAGAAGTGATAAGGATTGGATTATCATCTAAATTCTATGGTATTGGCGAAGGAACAGCGGAAAAAGTGTGTTCCAAGCTTGGATTCTATCCATGGATGAGAATGCATCAACTAAGTGAGTCTCAAATAATGAACATTGCATCAGAACTGTCGAATATGACCATTGAAGGTGATGCGAGAGCCGTGGTTAAGGAAAATATCGCTTTAAAGAAGAGAATTGGATCTTACCAGGGTATGAGACATACATTGAACCTACCGGTTAGAGGTCAACATACTAGAAACAACGCCAATACTGCAAGAAAATTAAACAAGATAGATAGGAGGGGTTAA